From a single Bradyrhizobium sediminis genomic region:
- the proB gene encoding glutamate 5-kinase gives MARPKLKNFRRIVVKVGSSLLIDSDAGEVRAAWLSALAADIAKLHSEGRDVLVVSSGSIALGRSRLKLPRGALKLEESQAAAAVGQIALARIWSEVLGDHGIGAGQILVTLQDTEERRRYLNARSTIAKLLEWRAVPVINENDTVATNEIRYGDNDRLAARVATMASADLLILLSDIDGLYDAPPGANPNARLIPIVESVTSEIEAMAGAAESELSRGGMYTKIEAAKIATTAGTHMLIASGKIEHPLQAIAEGGRCTWFLSPANPVTARKRWIAGSLEPKGTLTIDAGAVAALRAGKSLLPAGVIRVDGQFARGDAVVVRGPDTHEIGRGLVAYDAEDADKIKGRSSPDVMVILGISGRAEMIHRDDLVVGPSGAISAK, from the coding sequence ATGGCCCGCCCCAAGCTCAAGAATTTCCGCCGCATCGTCGTCAAGGTCGGCTCGTCGCTGCTGATCGATTCCGACGCCGGCGAAGTGCGGGCGGCGTGGCTTTCAGCACTGGCCGCCGATATCGCCAAATTGCACAGCGAGGGCCGCGACGTGCTGGTGGTCTCGTCGGGCTCGATCGCGCTCGGGCGCAGCCGCTTGAAACTGCCGCGCGGCGCGCTGAAGCTCGAGGAGAGCCAGGCCGCCGCCGCGGTGGGACAGATCGCGCTGGCGCGGATCTGGTCGGAGGTGCTGGGCGATCACGGCATCGGCGCCGGGCAGATTCTGGTGACGCTGCAGGACACCGAGGAACGCCGCCGCTATCTCAATGCGCGCTCGACCATCGCCAAATTGCTGGAATGGCGCGCGGTGCCCGTGATCAACGAGAACGACACGGTCGCGACCAATGAAATCCGCTACGGCGACAATGACCGGCTCGCCGCCCGCGTCGCCACCATGGCGAGCGCGGACCTTCTGATCCTGCTGTCGGATATCGACGGCCTCTACGATGCACCGCCCGGCGCCAATCCGAACGCCAGGCTGATTCCGATCGTGGAATCCGTCACCTCGGAGATCGAGGCGATGGCGGGTGCGGCGGAATCCGAACTGTCGCGTGGCGGCATGTACACCAAGATCGAGGCGGCCAAGATCGCCACCACCGCCGGCACGCATATGCTGATCGCCTCCGGCAAGATCGAGCATCCGCTGCAGGCGATCGCCGAGGGCGGGCGCTGCACCTGGTTCCTGAGCCCCGCCAATCCCGTTACCGCGCGCAAGCGCTGGATCGCGGGTTCGCTGGAGCCGAAGGGCACGCTGACCATCGACGCCGGCGCAGTTGCGGCACTGCGGGCGGGGAAAAGCCTGTTGCCGGCGGGTGTGATCCGGGTCGACGGGCAGTTCGCGCGCGGCGACGCCGTCGTCGTGCGCGGCCCCGATACCCATGAGATCGGCCGCGGCCTCGTCGCCTACGACGCCGAGGACGCCGACAAGATCAAGGGCCGCTCCTCGCCGGATGTGATGGTGATCCTCGGCATCAGCGGCCGGGCGGAGATGATCCATCGCGACGATCTCGTGGTCGGCCCGAGCGGCGCCATTTCCGCCAAGTAG
- a CDS encoding nicotinate-nucleotide adenylyltransferase, with amino-acid sequence MRIGLLGGSFNPPHLAHRAISLFAIKRLKLDRVWWLVTPGNPLKEHGALHDLDARAEAARRMADDPRIDISCLESVIGTRYTVDTISYLRRRASGLRFVWIMGADNLAQFHRWQNWRRIASEVPIAVIDRPPQSFRALAAPAAQALARYRLPENQAARLADHRAPAWVFLTGMKLSLSSTGLRNPDGSWKAKK; translated from the coding sequence ATGCGCATCGGCCTGCTCGGCGGCTCGTTCAATCCGCCCCACCTCGCGCACCGCGCCATCAGCCTGTTCGCGATCAAGCGGTTGAAGCTCGACCGCGTCTGGTGGCTGGTGACGCCCGGCAATCCGCTCAAGGAGCACGGGGCCCTGCACGATCTCGATGCACGCGCCGAGGCGGCACGCAGAATGGCGGATGATCCGCGCATCGACATCAGCTGTCTCGAATCCGTCATCGGAACCCGATACACTGTCGACACCATCAGCTATCTGCGCCGCCGCGCTTCCGGCCTGCGCTTCGTCTGGATCATGGGCGCCGATAACCTTGCGCAATTCCACCGCTGGCAAAACTGGCGGCGCATCGCATCCGAGGTGCCGATCGCGGTGATCGACCGGCCGCCGCAGAGTTTTCGCGCGCTGGCGGCGCCGGCGGCACAGGCGCTGGCGCGCTATCGCCTGCCCGAGAACCAGGCCGCCAGGCTCGCGGACCACCGCGCGCCGGCCTGGGTGTTTCTGACCGGCATGAAACTGAGCCTGTCATCGACCGGCCTGCGGAACCCGGACGGCAGCTGGAAGGCAAAGAAGTGA
- a CDS encoding DMT family transporter, producing the protein MSLLSKISTGLDERPARLAGIGLMLLAIFMFSFGDALGKFMVATYSVGQLLWLRACAALAVLAPLIWRQRAAFTQLERPWLQLLRVTLSTLEVAAFFLATVYLPLADVITYYLAAPIFVTALSPLVLREHVGWRRWSAVLVGFCGVLIALRPSAQTISWPAMIALGGSLSFSVLMLITRSLRATPDIVLASSQFAGTFALGALLSPFGWVTPSLGSLGLFAAAGFISVGALLCVNRSLKLAPASVVVPYQYSMIVWAVMFGYFVFGDVPEPATIAGAAIIIGAGFYIFLREQRLGRKEAVVSPPV; encoded by the coding sequence ATGAGTCTGCTTTCGAAAATCTCGACTGGCCTGGACGAGCGCCCTGCGCGGCTTGCCGGCATCGGGCTGATGCTGCTGGCGATCTTCATGTTCTCGTTCGGCGATGCGCTGGGCAAGTTCATGGTCGCGACCTATTCGGTCGGGCAATTGCTGTGGCTGCGCGCCTGCGCGGCGCTGGCGGTGCTGGCGCCATTGATCTGGCGGCAACGCGCCGCGTTCACGCAGCTGGAGCGGCCGTGGCTGCAATTGCTGCGGGTCACGCTTTCCACCCTCGAAGTGGCGGCGTTCTTTCTCGCCACCGTCTATCTGCCGCTCGCCGACGTCATCACCTATTACCTGGCGGCGCCGATCTTCGTCACCGCGCTGTCGCCGCTGGTGCTGCGCGAGCATGTCGGCTGGCGGCGCTGGAGCGCGGTGCTGGTCGGGTTCTGCGGCGTGCTGATCGCGCTGCGGCCGTCGGCGCAGACGATAAGCTGGCCCGCGATGATCGCGCTCGGCGGCAGCCTGTCGTTTTCGGTGCTGATGCTGATCACCCGCTCGCTGCGGGCGACGCCCGATATCGTGCTGGCGTCGTCGCAATTTGCCGGCACCTTTGCGCTGGGCGCGCTACTGTCGCCGTTCGGCTGGGTGACGCCCAGCCTCGGCAGCCTCGGCCTGTTCGCAGCGGCCGGTTTCATTTCGGTGGGCGCGCTGTTGTGCGTCAATCGCTCGCTCAAGCTCGCGCCGGCCAGCGTGGTGGTGCCGTATCAATATTCGATGATCGTCTGGGCCGTGATGTTCGGCTATTTCGTGTTCGGCGACGTGCCGGAGCCTGCCACCATCGCCGGCGCGGCCATCATCATCGGCGCAGGGTTCTATATTTTCCTGCGCGAGCAGCGGCTCGGGCGCAAGGAAGCGGTGGTCAGCCCGCCTGTGTGA
- a CDS encoding MaoC family dehydratase, translated as MTEFDPAGHRMVPQQRWFEDFVLGERFVIPSRTQTSAVFAAFQTASGDAHPVHYDVEYCRARGMPNLLAHGFQTLVHTAPGAGLFPYLVEESLVGFLEQSSRFLKPVYADDTIYPALEVTELVPGRTTGVVTLRSTVFNQRRELVLEGLQKFLIRRRPARP; from the coding sequence ATGACAGAGTTCGATCCCGCCGGGCACCGCATGGTGCCGCAGCAACGCTGGTTCGAGGATTTCGTGCTCGGCGAGCGCTTCGTGATTCCCAGCCGGACCCAGACCTCGGCGGTGTTCGCGGCGTTCCAGACCGCCAGCGGCGACGCCCACCCTGTTCATTACGATGTCGAATATTGCCGCGCCCGCGGCATGCCGAACCTGCTGGCGCATGGTTTCCAGACGCTGGTCCACACCGCGCCCGGCGCCGGGCTGTTTCCCTATCTCGTGGAGGAGTCGCTGGTCGGCTTTCTCGAACAGTCGAGCCGGTTTCTCAAACCGGTCTACGCCGACGACACCATCTATCCGGCGCTGGAAGTAACGGAGCTGGTGCCCGGCCGGACCACCGGCGTGGTGACGCTGCGCAGCACCGTGTTCAATCAGCGCCGCGAGCTGGTGCTGGAGGGATTGCAGAAGTTCCTGATCCGGAGACGGCCGGCCCGGCCGTAA
- a CDS encoding VOC family protein: MIGYVTLGTKDLKKAAVFYDRIAAEMGIGRFIDSETFIAWGKPGRGAGLALTKPYDGKPMTVGNGVMAALAAKDKAQVDRIYQLALSLGGTDEGPPGPRGEGFYAAYFRDPEGNKLNAYVVG, encoded by the coding sequence ATGATCGGATACGTCACATTGGGCACCAAGGACCTCAAGAAGGCCGCGGTCTTCTACGACAGGATCGCTGCCGAGATGGGCATTGGACGCTTTATCGACTCGGAGACGTTTATTGCCTGGGGCAAGCCGGGGCGTGGCGCGGGCCTGGCGTTGACCAAGCCATACGACGGCAAGCCCATGACGGTCGGCAACGGCGTGATGGCTGCCCTGGCCGCCAAGGACAAGGCCCAGGTCGATCGCATCTACCAGCTCGCGCTGTCGCTCGGTGGCACCGATGAGGGCCCTCCCGGACCGCGCGGCGAAGGGTTCTATGCGGCCTATTTCCGCGACCCCGAAGGCAACAAGCTCAACGCCTATGTCGTGGGCTGA
- a CDS encoding glutamate-5-semialdehyde dehydrogenase produces MSAPLKAIDGTADLPVLMIELAGRARAAARVLALASPEQKNRALEAIERAIRANAAAILAANAEDVAEVRSTGATSAFIDRLTLTPARIDAMADGVATVRAIADPIGAVTESWQRPNGMIIERVRVPLGVIAVIFESRPNVAADAGVLCLKSGNAVILRGGSDSFRSCRAIHDCLVQGLREAGLPEAAITLVPTRDRAAVGLLLTGLNGGIDVIVPRGGKSLVARVEAEARVPVFAHLEGVNHVYVDSAANLEMAKSIVLNAKMRRPGVCGAAETLLVDRAGASTALKPLVTMLIDAGCEVRGDDAVQRTDARVKPASDEDWDTEYEDAIMSAKVVDGVDEAIAHIHNHGSHHTDAIVTEDEDTARKFLNEVDSAIVLHNASTQFADGGEFGFGAEIGIATGKFHARGPVGAEQLTSFKYRVHGTGQTRP; encoded by the coding sequence ATGAGCGCGCCACTGAAGGCTATCGACGGAACTGCCGATCTGCCGGTCCTGATGATCGAGCTGGCCGGCCGGGCGCGCGCGGCCGCGCGGGTGCTGGCGCTGGCCTCGCCGGAGCAGAAAAATCGGGCGCTGGAAGCGATCGAACGCGCGATCCGCGCCAATGCGGCCGCCATCCTCGCGGCCAATGCCGAGGATGTCGCGGAAGTCCGCAGCACCGGCGCCACCTCGGCCTTCATCGACCGCCTGACACTGACGCCGGCGCGCATCGACGCGATGGCCGACGGCGTCGCCACCGTGCGCGCCATCGCCGATCCGATCGGCGCCGTCACCGAGAGCTGGCAGCGCCCGAACGGCATGATCATTGAACGCGTCCGCGTTCCGCTCGGCGTCATCGCCGTGATCTTCGAAAGCCGCCCCAACGTCGCCGCCGACGCCGGCGTGCTGTGCCTGAAATCCGGCAACGCGGTGATCCTGCGCGGCGGCTCCGACAGCTTCCGCTCCTGCCGCGCGATCCACGATTGCCTGGTGCAGGGCTTGCGCGAAGCCGGCCTGCCCGAAGCCGCCATCACGCTGGTGCCGACGCGCGACCGCGCCGCCGTGGGCCTGCTGCTGACCGGATTGAACGGCGGCATCGACGTGATCGTGCCGCGCGGCGGCAAGAGCCTGGTGGCGCGGGTCGAAGCCGAAGCGCGGGTGCCGGTGTTCGCGCATCTGGAAGGCGTCAACCACGTCTACGTCGATTCCGCCGCCAATCTCGAAATGGCGAAGTCGATCGTGCTGAACGCCAAGATGCGGCGCCCCGGCGTCTGCGGCGCGGCCGAAACCCTGCTGGTCGATCGCGCCGGCGCGTCCACCGCGCTGAAGCCGCTGGTGACGATGCTGATCGACGCCGGCTGCGAGGTGCGCGGCGACGACGCCGTGCAGCGCACCGACGCCAGAGTGAAGCCGGCTTCCGACGAAGACTGGGACACCGAATACGAAGACGCGATCATGTCGGCGAAAGTCGTCGACGGCGTCGACGAGGCGATCGCGCATATCCACAACCACGGTTCGCACCACACCGATGCGATCGTGACCGAGGACGAAGACACCGCCCGCAAATTCCTCAACGAGGTCGATTCGGCGATCGTGCTGCATAACGCGTCCACCCAGTTCGCCGACGGCGGCGAATTCGGCTTCGGCGCGGAAATCGGCATCGCCACCGGGAAATTCCACGCCCGCGGCCCGGTCGGCGCCGAGCAACTGACCAGCTTCAAGTATCGCGTCCACGGCACCGGACAGACGCGGCCGTGA
- a CDS encoding GNAT family N-acetyltransferase gives MLQDIPTPTWRDASSCVLETERLMLRRPTLADVKAIARLANDRRIAEMTRRLPHPYLQDHAIEFVRATANDPRETVFLIENNFVPVGIVGVDWREPKTPELGYWLGVEHWGQGFGTEAARAVIDFTFEEFEVEHLVSGARVANPSSRNILEKCGFQWSGVELHRFEALGSSTPVDRFRLSRSVWSSLKNWASSTRREV, from the coding sequence ATGCTGCAGGATATCCCGACTCCGACATGGCGCGATGCGAGTAGTTGCGTCCTCGAGACCGAACGGCTGATGCTGCGCAGGCCGACGCTCGCGGACGTAAAAGCGATCGCGCGTCTGGCCAATGACCGCCGCATTGCGGAGATGACCCGCCGCCTGCCGCATCCCTACCTGCAGGATCATGCGATCGAGTTCGTGCGCGCGACCGCGAACGATCCTCGCGAGACCGTGTTCCTGATCGAAAACAATTTCGTGCCGGTCGGCATCGTCGGCGTCGACTGGCGTGAGCCGAAGACGCCGGAACTCGGCTACTGGCTCGGCGTCGAGCATTGGGGCCAGGGTTTTGGCACCGAGGCGGCGCGGGCGGTGATCGATTTCACCTTCGAGGAATTCGAGGTCGAGCACCTGGTCTCCGGCGCGCGGGTCGCCAACCCATCATCGCGCAACATTCTGGAGAAATGCGGCTTCCAGTGGAGCGGCGTCGAGCTGCACCGCTTCGAGGCGCTGGGCTCGTCGACCCCGGTCGATCGCTTCAGGCTCTCGCGCAGCGTCTGGTCGTCGCTGAAAAATTGGGCCTCGTCGACACGGCGGGAGGTATAG
- a CDS encoding phospholipase effector Tle1 domain-containing protein gives MTRHLICLIDGTWVSADTSVLNQTYSNIYKLGMLLSNYSKLGAVLEDNIIFYSRGLGAQGKKILRYTAGGFAAGLDEEIADVYVNLASNYQAGDKIYLFGFSRGAVIARAVAGIIGTVGLLKDRYINCYKDVWETYRSGDVPTDELAEKCYNDAGGIEFLGVFDTVYGGNDSKEKRLRRLGFHNDRLPGNIQHAVHIVSLDDRRTFFRPILWTTGSGKNGEQIWVPGVHSNIGGTYLHEFLGDVSLLAMVDRIRSKTRLAFYEEKLKALHSDVIESLDEMKVVISDEMESWLWKIARRASRVCDGRHLNQFLHPVVDVMQQQPVHYKGRRLEKYRLHPSFEQITRYSDFQFYPVPQS, from the coding sequence ATGACGCGTCATCTTATCTGCCTCATTGATGGCACATGGGTCTCGGCCGACACGTCGGTTCTCAATCAAACCTACTCGAACATATATAAGCTCGGAATGCTCCTTTCGAATTATTCGAAGCTGGGAGCGGTTCTCGAAGACAACATAATTTTTTACTCGCGAGGATTGGGGGCGCAGGGCAAGAAAATCTTGCGATATACGGCAGGTGGCTTTGCGGCGGGCCTCGACGAAGAAATTGCTGATGTATACGTCAATCTGGCATCGAACTACCAGGCGGGCGACAAGATCTATCTATTTGGCTTCTCGCGAGGCGCGGTGATTGCGAGGGCAGTTGCCGGCATTATCGGGACGGTTGGTCTTCTCAAGGATCGTTACATCAATTGTTACAAGGATGTTTGGGAGACTTATCGCAGCGGCGATGTGCCGACCGACGAACTCGCCGAGAAATGCTACAATGATGCTGGGGGTATCGAATTTCTTGGTGTATTCGATACCGTGTATGGAGGCAACGACAGCAAGGAGAAGCGCCTTCGCCGGTTGGGGTTCCACAACGATCGATTGCCTGGAAACATTCAACATGCGGTACACATCGTCTCGCTCGACGATCGCCGCACGTTCTTTCGGCCGATACTTTGGACTACGGGCTCAGGGAAGAATGGCGAGCAAATTTGGGTGCCAGGAGTTCATAGCAATATAGGCGGAACATATCTTCATGAGTTTCTGGGTGACGTCAGTCTGCTGGCTATGGTTGATCGCATAAGGAGCAAGACACGCTTGGCGTTTTACGAAGAAAAATTGAAAGCGCTTCACTCAGATGTAATCGAAAGTCTTGATGAGATGAAGGTAGTCATCTCGGATGAGATGGAATCTTGGCTGTGGAAGATAGCTCGGCGGGCCTCCCGTGTCTGCGACGGCCGCCATTTGAATCAATTCCTCCATCCCGTGGTCGATGTGATGCAGCAGCAACCCGTCCATTACAAAGGGCGGCGATTGGAGAAGTATCGTCTTCATCCGAGTTTCGAACAGATCACCCGATACTCCGATTTTCAATTTTACCCCGTTCCGCAATCTTGA
- the obgE gene encoding GTPase ObgE gives MKFLDEAKVYIRSGDGGNGCVAFRREKYIEFGGPSGGNGGRGGDVVIEAVDGLNTLIDYRYQQHFKAQKGTNGMGKDRHGANGKPIVLKVPVGTQVFDEDRETLLHDFTTLGEKFVIAEGGNGGFGNAHFKSSTNRAPRNANPGQPGEERWIWLRLKLIADAGLVGLPNAGKSTFLAAVSAAKPKIADYPFTTLHPQLGVVNVDGREFVLADIPGLIEGAHEGAGLGDRFLGHVERCRVLLHLVDATCEHAGKAYKTVRNELEAYEGHLADKIEIVALNKIDAVTPDELKKQRDRLKRAAKKTPLLISGFTGDGVKEALRALVEVIGEAPVSVKAKGPAKAEPWSPATPQG, from the coding sequence ATGAAATTCCTCGACGAAGCCAAGGTCTATATCCGCTCCGGCGACGGCGGCAACGGCTGCGTGGCGTTCCGCCGCGAGAAGTATATCGAGTTCGGCGGACCCAGCGGCGGCAATGGCGGCCGCGGCGGCGACGTCGTCATCGAGGCGGTCGACGGGCTGAACACGCTGATCGACTACCGCTATCAGCAGCACTTCAAGGCCCAGAAGGGCACCAACGGCATGGGCAAGGACCGCCACGGCGCCAACGGCAAGCCGATCGTGCTCAAGGTGCCGGTCGGCACGCAGGTGTTCGACGAGGATCGCGAGACGCTGCTGCACGACTTCACCACGCTCGGCGAAAAATTCGTCATCGCCGAGGGCGGCAATGGCGGGTTCGGTAACGCGCATTTCAAATCGTCGACCAACCGCGCCCCGCGCAACGCCAATCCCGGCCAGCCGGGCGAAGAGCGCTGGATCTGGCTGCGGCTGAAACTGATTGCCGACGCCGGCCTGGTCGGCCTGCCCAATGCCGGCAAGTCGACCTTCCTCGCCGCGGTCAGCGCGGCCAAGCCGAAGATCGCCGACTATCCCTTCACCACGCTGCATCCGCAGCTCGGCGTCGTGAACGTCGACGGCCGCGAATTCGTGCTGGCGGATATTCCCGGCCTGATCGAGGGCGCACATGAGGGCGCAGGTTTAGGCGATCGCTTTCTCGGCCATGTCGAGCGCTGCCGTGTCTTGCTGCATCTGGTGGATGCAACCTGCGAACATGCCGGCAAGGCCTACAAGACCGTACGGAACGAGCTCGAGGCCTACGAAGGACATCTCGCCGACAAGATCGAGATCGTCGCGCTCAACAAGATCGATGCGGTGACGCCGGACGAGCTGAAGAAACAGAGGGACCGGCTGAAGCGCGCCGCGAAGAAGACGCCGCTCTTGATCTCGGGCTTTACCGGTGACGGCGTCAAGGAAGCGCTTCGGGCGCTGGTCGAGGTGATCGGCGAGGCCCCGGTGTCGGTGAAAGCCAAGGGACCGGCGAAGGCCGAGCCCTGGAGCCCGGCGACGCCGCAGGGCTGA
- the rpmA gene encoding 50S ribosomal protein L27: MAHKKAGGSSRNGRDSAGKRLGIKAYGGEHVIPGNIIARQRGTTWHPGLNVGMGTDHTLFAKVEGHVEFRAKANGRTFVSVVPMTEAAAE, from the coding sequence ATGGCTCACAAAAAAGCAGGCGGTTCATCGCGGAACGGACGTGATTCGGCAGGCAAGCGCCTCGGAATCAAGGCGTATGGCGGCGAGCACGTGATCCCCGGCAACATCATCGCGCGTCAGCGCGGCACCACCTGGCATCCCGGCCTTAATGTCGGCATGGGCACCGATCATACTCTGTTCGCCAAGGTCGAAGGCCATGTCGAGTTCCGCGCAAAAGCCAACGGCCGCACTTTCGTATCGGTTGTTCCGATGACGGAAGCCGCGGCCGAGTAA
- the rplU gene encoding 50S ribosomal protein L21, whose amino-acid sequence MFAVIKTGGRQYRVVPDDVLEIGKIAGDVGTIVQLGEVLLVGGESPVLGTPTVAGASVAAEVLQHKRGPKVIAFKKRRRKNSRRKRGYRDEITVLRITEILTNDNKPTIGPRPKREKPVVAAPADGDDEAPKAATKKAPAKKAAAKPAAKKAPAKKPAAKK is encoded by the coding sequence ATGTTCGCAGTCATCAAAACCGGCGGCCGGCAATACCGCGTCGTTCCGGATGATGTGCTCGAGATTGGCAAGATCGCCGGCGATGTCGGAACGATCGTGCAGCTTGGTGAAGTTCTGCTGGTCGGCGGTGAATCGCCGGTGCTCGGCACGCCGACGGTGGCCGGTGCTTCCGTTGCGGCCGAAGTGCTGCAGCACAAGCGCGGCCCCAAGGTCATCGCGTTCAAGAAGCGCCGCCGCAAGAATTCGCGCCGCAAGCGCGGCTATCGCGACGAGATCACGGTGCTGCGCATCACCGAGATCCTGACCAACGACAACAAGCCGACCATCGGCCCGCGTCCGAAGCGCGAGAAGCCGGTTGTGGCCGCCCCCGCCGATGGCGACGACGAGGCGCCGAAGGCCGCCACGAAAAAGGCGCCCGCCAAAAAGGCCGCGGCCAAGCCCGCTGCCAAGAAGGCCCCGGCGAAGAAGCCCGCCGCGAAGAAGTGA